Proteins encoded within one genomic window of Brienomyrus brachyistius isolate T26 chromosome 22, BBRACH_0.4, whole genome shotgun sequence:
- the tmem220 gene encoding transmembrane protein 220, giving the protein MDKAETAYSRMLWRFCNLCMCIFFTLATYVQINDPDSVLWMVGYAIPASLCLMTSFKPNVTEMILWKCLANLHLIICSAVAAMLGWTLYRQRDQDIFQQEEGREFSGLVITALWLLLCRDSGRGPIGAVRLITAAALTLFPFVTWLYYYVNEELRSTWPLHCKTAL; this is encoded by the exons ATGGACAAAGCCGAAACAGCGTATTCAAGAATGTTATGGCGATTTTGCAATCTCTGTATGTGTATATTTTTTACTTTAGCTACTTATGTACAG ATCAATGATCCTGATTCTGTATTGTGGATG GTAGGGTATGCCATACCAGCAAGCCTGTGCTTAATGACAAGCTTCAAACCAAATGTAACAG AGATGATATTATGGAAGTGTCTCGCCAACCTTCACTTGATCATCTGCTCTGCTGTTGCTGCCATGTTGGGATGGACCCTATATAGACAACGAGATCAGGACATCTTTCAGCAGGAGGAAGGAAG GGAATTCTCTGGCCTCGTGATAACTGCACtctggctgctgctttgtcgcgATTCCGGAAG GGGCCCGATCGGCGCTGTCCGTCTGATCACCGCCGCGGCGCTCACGCTGTTCCCGTTTGTGACTTGGCTGTACTATTATGTCAATGAAGAGCTGAGATCCACTTGGCCCTTGCATTGCAAAACCGCTCTGTAG
- the map2k4a gene encoding dual specificity mitogen-activated protein kinase kinase 4a isoform X1, which yields MATPSTNSATSSSHGGGSPGSTAASHQPQHVATVGNMQCKRKALKLSFASPLIKPSTRFALCTPGPPFQNPHIERLRTHSIESSGKLKFTEKHWEFTADDLKDLGEIGRGAYGSVNKMVHKPSGQIMAVKRIRSTVDEKEQKQLLMDLDVVMRSSDCPYIVQFYGALFREGDCWICMELMSTSFDKFYKYVYSVLDEVIPEEILGKITLATVKALNHLKENLKIIHRDIKPSNILLDRNGNIKLCDFGISGQLVDSIAKTRDAGCRPYMAPERIDPSASRQGYDVRSDVWSLGITLYELATGRFPYPKWNSVFDQLTQVVKGDPPQLCNSEERQFSPKFINFVNLCLTKDESKRPKYKELLKHAFIRMYEERQVNVASYVCRILDQMPASPSSPMYVD from the exons ATGGCGACACCCAGCACTAACTCGGCGACCTCCTCCAGTCACGGCGGCGGCAGCCCCGGATCCACTGCAGCGTCTCACCAGCCCCAGCACGTCGCCACAGTCGGCAACATGCAGT GTAAACGTAAAGCATTGAAGCTGAGCTTTGCCAGTCCGCTAATCAAGCCCAGTACCAGGTTCGCGCTCTGCACGCCCGGGCCGCCCTTTCAGAACCCACACAT TGAGAGGTTACGCACTCACAGCATCGAGTCGTCGGGGAAGCTGAAATTCACTGAAAAGCACTGGGAATTCACCGCCGACGACCTGAAGGACCTGGGGGAGATCGGCCGCGGCGCCTACGGTTCCGTCAACAAGATGGTGCACAAGCCCAGCGGCCAGATCATggctgtcaag aggaTCCGGTCCACGGTGGACGAAAAGGAGCAGAAGCAGCTGCTGATGGACCTGGACGTTGTGATGCGGAGCAGCGACTGTCCCTACATCGTCCAGTTTTACGGCGCTCTGTTCCGAGAG ggaGACTGCTGGATATGCATGGAGCTCATGTCTACCTCGTTCGACAAATTCTACAAATATGTATATTCTGTGTTAGATGAAGTGATTCCAGAGGAAATATTAGGCAAAATAACATTAGCT ACTGTCAAAGCACTTAACCACTTAAAAGAGAACTTGAAGATAATTCACAGAG ATATCAAGCCATCCAATATACTCCTGGACCGGAACGGCAACATCAAGCTTTGCGACTTTGGCATCAGTGGTCAGCTGGTGGACTCCATAGCCAAAACCCGGGATGCCGGCTGTCGGCCCTACATGGCG CCGGAGAGGATAGACCCCAGTGCCTCGCGGCAAGGCTACGACGTCCGTTCCGATGTGTGGAGCCTGGGAATCACATTG TACGAGCTCGCCACCGGCCGCTTCCCCTACCCAAAGTGGAACAGCGTCTTCGACCAGCTGACGCAGGTGGTGAAGGGCGACCCCCCGCAGCTGTGTAACTCCGAGGAACGGCAGTTCTCCCCCAAGTTCATCAACTTCGTTAACTTGTG CCTTACGAAGGACGAGTCGAAAAGGCCAAAGTACAAGGAGCTTCTG AAACACGCCTTCATCCGAATGTACGAGGAGCGGCAAGTCAACGTGGCCAGCTATGTGTGTCGTATTCTGGACCAGATGCCTGCTTCCCCCTCGTCACCCATGTACGTGGACTAA
- the map2k4a gene encoding dual specificity mitogen-activated protein kinase kinase 4a isoform X3: MATPSTNSATSSSHGGGSPGSTAASHQPQHVATVGNMQSLKLSFASPLIKPSTRFALCTPGPPFQNPHIERLRTHSIESSGKLKFTEKHWEFTADDLKDLGEIGRGAYGSVNKMVHKPSGQIMAVKRIRSTVDEKEQKQLLMDLDVVMRSSDCPYIVQFYGALFREGDCWICMELMSTSFDKFYKYVYSVLDEVIPEEILGKITLATVKALNHLKENLKIIHRDIKPSNILLDRNGNIKLCDFGISGQLVDSIAKTRDAGCRPYMAPERIDPSASRQGYDVRSDVWSLGITLYELATGRFPYPKWNSVFDQLTQVVKGDPPQLCNSEERQFSPKFINFVNLCLTKDESKRPKYKELLKHAFIRMYEERQVNVASYVCRILDQMPASPSSPMYVD, encoded by the exons ATGGCGACACCCAGCACTAACTCGGCGACCTCCTCCAGTCACGGCGGCGGCAGCCCCGGATCCACTGCAGCGTCTCACCAGCCCCAGCACGTCGCCACAGTCGGCAACATGCAGT CATTGAAGCTGAGCTTTGCCAGTCCGCTAATCAAGCCCAGTACCAGGTTCGCGCTCTGCACGCCCGGGCCGCCCTTTCAGAACCCACACAT TGAGAGGTTACGCACTCACAGCATCGAGTCGTCGGGGAAGCTGAAATTCACTGAAAAGCACTGGGAATTCACCGCCGACGACCTGAAGGACCTGGGGGAGATCGGCCGCGGCGCCTACGGTTCCGTCAACAAGATGGTGCACAAGCCCAGCGGCCAGATCATggctgtcaag aggaTCCGGTCCACGGTGGACGAAAAGGAGCAGAAGCAGCTGCTGATGGACCTGGACGTTGTGATGCGGAGCAGCGACTGTCCCTACATCGTCCAGTTTTACGGCGCTCTGTTCCGAGAG ggaGACTGCTGGATATGCATGGAGCTCATGTCTACCTCGTTCGACAAATTCTACAAATATGTATATTCTGTGTTAGATGAAGTGATTCCAGAGGAAATATTAGGCAAAATAACATTAGCT ACTGTCAAAGCACTTAACCACTTAAAAGAGAACTTGAAGATAATTCACAGAG ATATCAAGCCATCCAATATACTCCTGGACCGGAACGGCAACATCAAGCTTTGCGACTTTGGCATCAGTGGTCAGCTGGTGGACTCCATAGCCAAAACCCGGGATGCCGGCTGTCGGCCCTACATGGCG CCGGAGAGGATAGACCCCAGTGCCTCGCGGCAAGGCTACGACGTCCGTTCCGATGTGTGGAGCCTGGGAATCACATTG TACGAGCTCGCCACCGGCCGCTTCCCCTACCCAAAGTGGAACAGCGTCTTCGACCAGCTGACGCAGGTGGTGAAGGGCGACCCCCCGCAGCTGTGTAACTCCGAGGAACGGCAGTTCTCCCCCAAGTTCATCAACTTCGTTAACTTGTG CCTTACGAAGGACGAGTCGAAAAGGCCAAAGTACAAGGAGCTTCTG AAACACGCCTTCATCCGAATGTACGAGGAGCGGCAAGTCAACGTGGCCAGCTATGTGTGTCGTATTCTGGACCAGATGCCTGCTTCCCCCTCGTCACCCATGTACGTGGACTAA
- the map2k4a gene encoding dual specificity mitogen-activated protein kinase kinase 4a isoform X2: MFSIFPSEFFFFFFFFFFFSSSPVQFCVMGCCCHGVRVPSKALKLSFASPLIKPSTRFALCTPGPPFQNPHIERLRTHSIESSGKLKFTEKHWEFTADDLKDLGEIGRGAYGSVNKMVHKPSGQIMAVKRIRSTVDEKEQKQLLMDLDVVMRSSDCPYIVQFYGALFREGDCWICMELMSTSFDKFYKYVYSVLDEVIPEEILGKITLATVKALNHLKENLKIIHRDIKPSNILLDRNGNIKLCDFGISGQLVDSIAKTRDAGCRPYMAPERIDPSASRQGYDVRSDVWSLGITLYELATGRFPYPKWNSVFDQLTQVVKGDPPQLCNSEERQFSPKFINFVNLCLTKDESKRPKYKELLKHAFIRMYEERQVNVASYVCRILDQMPASPSSPMYVD, encoded by the exons ATGTTCAGTATTTTCCccagtgaattttttttttttttttttttttttttttttttctcctcctctcCTGTTCAGTTTTGTGTGATGGGATGTTGTTGCCATGGAGTTAGGGTACCATCTAAAG CATTGAAGCTGAGCTTTGCCAGTCCGCTAATCAAGCCCAGTACCAGGTTCGCGCTCTGCACGCCCGGGCCGCCCTTTCAGAACCCACACAT TGAGAGGTTACGCACTCACAGCATCGAGTCGTCGGGGAAGCTGAAATTCACTGAAAAGCACTGGGAATTCACCGCCGACGACCTGAAGGACCTGGGGGAGATCGGCCGCGGCGCCTACGGTTCCGTCAACAAGATGGTGCACAAGCCCAGCGGCCAGATCATggctgtcaag aggaTCCGGTCCACGGTGGACGAAAAGGAGCAGAAGCAGCTGCTGATGGACCTGGACGTTGTGATGCGGAGCAGCGACTGTCCCTACATCGTCCAGTTTTACGGCGCTCTGTTCCGAGAG ggaGACTGCTGGATATGCATGGAGCTCATGTCTACCTCGTTCGACAAATTCTACAAATATGTATATTCTGTGTTAGATGAAGTGATTCCAGAGGAAATATTAGGCAAAATAACATTAGCT ACTGTCAAAGCACTTAACCACTTAAAAGAGAACTTGAAGATAATTCACAGAG ATATCAAGCCATCCAATATACTCCTGGACCGGAACGGCAACATCAAGCTTTGCGACTTTGGCATCAGTGGTCAGCTGGTGGACTCCATAGCCAAAACCCGGGATGCCGGCTGTCGGCCCTACATGGCG CCGGAGAGGATAGACCCCAGTGCCTCGCGGCAAGGCTACGACGTCCGTTCCGATGTGTGGAGCCTGGGAATCACATTG TACGAGCTCGCCACCGGCCGCTTCCCCTACCCAAAGTGGAACAGCGTCTTCGACCAGCTGACGCAGGTGGTGAAGGGCGACCCCCCGCAGCTGTGTAACTCCGAGGAACGGCAGTTCTCCCCCAAGTTCATCAACTTCGTTAACTTGTG CCTTACGAAGGACGAGTCGAAAAGGCCAAAGTACAAGGAGCTTCTG AAACACGCCTTCATCCGAATGTACGAGGAGCGGCAAGTCAACGTGGCCAGCTATGTGTGTCGTATTCTGGACCAGATGCCTGCTTCCCCCTCGTCACCCATGTACGTGGACTAA
- the elac2 gene encoding zinc phosphodiesterase ELAC protein 2: MFIIRKAFLDIRTTAGLLLKYSATTRCQCYSNTWVKNIFPRTLFVISRAMASNTNNNQKPRAKKPKPPRDTLRHVKIKEHRKNVDLHGASTVYIQVVGAGSRDNGASLYVFSEYNRYLFNCGEGTQRLMHEHKLKASRLDNIFLTRMSYDNVGGLCGMILTLKDTGVPECVLSGPPQLEKYLSAIRVFSGPLNEIKLAVRPYTEPQYSDETMSVTQVPIFAKPAGRLSPTCRSPSRRSSPGAEPADAGDGPGSAVTKDPDLVVAFICKLNQKKGNFLVLKAKELGLPVGTAAIGPIIAALKDGRSVTFEGREIHPDEVCTPADPGHAFIVLECPSLEFVQPLCTNETLRGYQSGGQVPVALVVHMTPESVLETEEYKQWMERFGPTTEHLILNEHVSTVHNVRSHKIQTQLNMIHPEIFPELKTYMAKGSQAAIHAPSVRGECLLKFQMRPKVEWQRDAIPTCDTDEFAREAMALPDFLGELEEWRRLQAADGGPRDGGAGKYPELVFLGTASSLPMKIRNVSGTLVNISTSQSLLLDCGEGTFGQLCRHYGDDVDELLTRLSTVFISHMHADHHTGLLHLLYQRERALETLGKPFAPVYLVAPVQIMHWLQQYDEHCQPILKHVAIIPSRFLVDGGVEPSDETKSLIQAMLKKSELEKLQTCMVPHCRGSFGCSLQHPSGWKIVFSGDTMPSEALVQMGKSATLLIHEATLEDGMEEEAREKRHSTTSQAIDIGMKMNAEFIMLNHFSQRYAKIPLFNADFNDRVGISFDHMKVGLGDVDIIPKMVPSLKALFAEEIGEMEERREKRERRDLRQREDAETGNGSKRELEEVRQEKESKRLKAS; this comes from the exons ATGTTTATTATAAGAAAAGCATTTTTGGACATAAGAACGACCGCCGGCCTACTTCTTAAATATTCAGCGACGACTCGGTGTCAATGCTATTCCAATACATgggttaaaaatatttttcctcGGACTCTTTTTGTTATATCGCGGGCTATGGCCTCTAATACAAACAACAATCAGAAACCGAGAGCGAAAAAACCCAAGCCTCCCAGAGACACCCTGCGACACGTGAAGATCAAGGAACACCGAAAAAACGTTGACTTACACGGGGCTTCAACTGTATACATACAAGTAGTCGGAGCAGGCAGTCGAGATAATGGAGCATCGCTGTACGTTTTCTCTGAGTACAACAG GTATTTGTTCAACTGTGGAGAAGGGACCCAGAGGTTGATGCACGAGCATAA ACTGAAAGCCTCTCGCCTAGACAACATCTTTTTAACCAGGATGAGCTACGATAATGTTGGCGGTTTATGTG GTATGATACTGACGCTGAAAGACACGGGCGTTCCGGAGTGCGTTCTCTCAGGTCCGCCTCAGCTG GAGAAGTATCTAAGTGCCATTCGTGTCTTCTCCGGACCTCTAAATGAAATCAAATTAG CTGTACGCCCCTACACTGAGCCGCAGTACTCTGACGAGACCATGTCGGTCACTCAAGTACCCATTTTTG CCAAGCCTGCAGGACGCCTGTCCCCCACCTGCCGCTCCCCAAGCCGGCGGTCCTCCCCCGGGGCCGAGCCGGCCGACGCTGGAGACGGCCCAG GATCAGCAGTAACCAAAGACCCCGATCTAGTCGTTGCCTTTATTTGTAAG CTTAACCAGAAGAAGGGAAACTTCTTGGTTCTTAAAGCCAAAGAGCTTGGGTTACCTGT GGGCACTGCAGCCATCGGGCCCATCATCGCCGCCCTGAAGGATGGCAGATCGGTGACCTTTGAGGGCAGGGAG ATTCACCCTGACGAAGTGTGCACCCCCGCTGACCCCGGCCACGCCTTCATCGTGCTGGAGTGCCCCTCACTGGAGTTCGTCCAGCCCCTCTGCACCAATGAGACCCTCCGCGG GTACCAGAGTGGTGGTCAGGTCCCTGTTGCATTGGTTGTCCACATGACCCCAGAATCTGTCCTAGAAACGGAAGAGTACAAGCAGTGGATGGAGAG GTTCGGGCCCACGACAGAGCACCTGATTCTAAACGAGCACGTGAGCACCGTTCACAATGTGCGGAGCCATAAGATTCAGACCCAGCTCAACATGATTCACCCTGAAatcttcccagagctaaagaccTACATGGCGAAG GGATCACAGGCCGCCATCCATGCGCCCAGCGTAAGAGGCGAGTGTCTGCTGAAGTTCCAGATGAGGCCCAAGGTCGAGTGGCAGAG GGACGCCATCCCCACATGTGACACGGACGAGTTCGCGAGGGAGGCTATGGCGCTGCCCGACTTCCTCGGCGAGCTGGAGGAGTGGAGGAGGCTGCAGGCGGCAGACGGAGGCCCGCGAGATG GAGGAGCTGGGAAGTACCCGGAGCTGGTGTTCCTGGGCACAGCGTCTTCCCTTCCCATGAAGATCAGGAATGTCAGTGGAACGCTGGTGAATATTAG CACTAGCCAATCTCTGCTGCTTGACTGTGGCGAGGGCACCTTCGGCCAGCTGTGTCGTCACTATGGCGATGATGTGGACGAGCTCCTGACGAGGCTGTCCACTGTGTTCATCTCTCACATGCATGCCGACCATCACACG GGATTGCTGCATTTGTTGTATCAAAGAGAGAGGGCTTTG GAGACTCTGGGCAAACCCTTTGCCCCCGTGTACCTGGTGGCGCCTGTTCAGATCATGCACTGGCTCCAGCAGTATGATGAGCACTGTCAGCCCATCCTCAAGCATGTCGC CATCATCCCGTCACGGTTCTTGGTCGATGGGGGCGTGGAGCCCAGTGATGAGACTAAATCTCTCATCCAGGCAATGCTGAagaaatcagagctggaaaAG TTGCAGACGTGCATGGTGCCGCACTGCAGGGGCTCCTTCGGCTGCAGCCTCCAGCATCCCTCCGGGTGGAAGATCGTCTTCTCAGGAGACACCATGCCGTCCGAAGCCCTGGTCCAGATGG GGAAGAGCGCCACTCTGCTGATCCATGAGGCCACGCTGGAGGATGGGATGGAGGAGGAAGCCAGGGAGAAGCGTCACAG CACGACATCTCAGGCCATTGACATCGGCATGAAGATGAACGCAGAGTTCATCATGCTGAACCACTTCAGCCAGAGGTACGCCAAGATCCCCCTGTTCAACGCGGACTTCAATGACCGGGTGGGAATATCCTTCGACCACATGAAG GTGGGTCTGGGTGACGTGGACATCATCCCGAAGATGGTGCCCTCGCTGAAAGCTCTGTTCGCGGAGGAGATCGGCGAGATGGAGGAGCGGAGGGAGAAGAGGGAGCGGCGAGACCTGCGGCAGAGGGAGGACGCCGAGACTGGGAACGGGAGCAAacgggagctggaggaggtcagGCAGGAGAAGGAGAGCAAAAGGCTGAAAGCCAGCTAG